One Streptomyces sp. NBC_00102 DNA segment encodes these proteins:
- the lepB gene encoding signal peptidase I, with protein sequence MSGTGRTGDGHGRLGSVLSGLAVAVGCVLFLGGFAWAALVYRPYTVPTGSMSPTVETGSKVLAQRISGDEVRRGDVVVFTDKAWSLSPMVKRVIGIGGDTVVCCDAKGRLTVNDVPIEEPYLHPVAGPSADFDGSEAPGTSEASGESGATGGSGRAAASDFSAEVPEGELFLLGDDRDISLDSRMHLTDEGQGSVPRDAVEARVDAVAFPSPGMLDRPEGFTALPGGISSRGPLPLQLAAVVLGVILILAGCVYGPIKARTRRRAAAKEVAGAH encoded by the coding sequence ATGAGTGGAACAGGACGTACGGGAGACGGCCACGGCCGGCTCGGCAGTGTGCTGTCGGGTCTGGCCGTGGCCGTCGGCTGTGTGCTCTTCCTCGGCGGCTTCGCCTGGGCCGCCCTGGTGTACCGGCCTTACACCGTGCCGACCGGATCGATGTCCCCGACCGTGGAGACCGGGTCCAAGGTGCTGGCACAGCGGATATCGGGCGACGAGGTGCGCCGCGGCGACGTCGTGGTCTTCACGGACAAGGCGTGGAGCCTCTCCCCGATGGTCAAGCGGGTCATCGGGATCGGGGGTGACACCGTGGTCTGCTGCGACGCCAAGGGCCGGCTCACCGTCAACGACGTGCCGATCGAGGAACCGTATCTGCACCCTGTGGCGGGTCCCTCCGCCGACTTCGACGGCTCCGAGGCACCGGGGACCTCAGAGGCTTCCGGGGAGAGCGGGGCCACCGGCGGCTCCGGCCGGGCGGCCGCGTCGGACTTCAGCGCGGAGGTTCCCGAGGGGGAGCTCTTCCTGCTCGGCGACGACCGCGACATCTCCCTCGACTCCCGCATGCACCTGACGGACGAGGGCCAGGGCTCGGTGCCGCGCGACGCGGTCGAGGCACGGGTCGACGCGGTGGCGTTCCCGTCCCCCGGCATGCTGGACCGGCCGGAAGGGTTCACCGCGCTGCCCGGCGGCATCTCCTCCCGGGGGCCGCTGCCGCTCCAGCTCGCAGCCGTGGTGCTGGGCGTGATCCTCATCCTGGCCGGCTGTGTCTACGGGCCCATCAAAGCGCGTACCCGCCGCCGCGCAGCCGCGAAGGAGGTGGCCGGTGCCCACTGA
- a CDS encoding YifB family Mg chelatase-like AAA ATPase, translating into MGFARACSVALVGVEGVVVEVQADLEPGVAAFTLVGLPDKSLVESRDRVRAAVTNSGAQWPQKKLTVGLSPASVPKSGSGFDLAVACAVLGAAERIDPAGIADVVMIGELGLDGQVRPVRGVLPAVLAAAEAGYHHVVVPEQTAGEAALVPGVSVLGVRSLRQLIAILSDEPVPDEPAGLQSRPDTLLAGLMVPGSGFGAGLAPAQGPGGYAKDLSDVAGQSRPRKALEIAAAGGHHLLLSGPPGAGKTMLAERLPGILPPLTRREALEVTAVHSVAGILPPGEPLVSTAPYCSPHHSATMQSLIGGGNGLPKPGAVSLAHRGILFLDEAPEFSVRALDALRQPLESGHVVVARAAGVVRLPARFLMVLAANPCPCGRHSLGGAGCECPPSLIRRYQARLSGPLLDRVDLRVEVEPVTRADLAEGGGRGEPTAVVADRVREARARAAGRLAGTPWTTNSEVPGHELRTRLLAAPGALMAAERDMERGALTARGLDRVLRVAWTVADLRGADRPDASDVAAALELRTGVQRGVPMNARAS; encoded by the coding sequence ATGGGCTTCGCACGGGCCTGTTCCGTCGCGCTGGTCGGCGTGGAGGGCGTGGTGGTGGAGGTCCAGGCCGACCTGGAACCGGGAGTGGCGGCGTTCACACTGGTCGGCCTGCCGGACAAGAGCCTGGTCGAGAGCAGGGACCGGGTCAGGGCGGCGGTCACGAACTCCGGTGCCCAGTGGCCGCAGAAGAAACTCACGGTCGGCCTCTCGCCGGCCTCCGTACCGAAGTCCGGTTCGGGCTTCGATCTCGCCGTCGCCTGCGCAGTGCTCGGCGCCGCCGAGCGGATCGACCCGGCGGGAATCGCCGACGTCGTCATGATCGGGGAGCTGGGCCTGGACGGACAGGTGCGCCCGGTGCGCGGGGTGCTGCCCGCGGTCCTCGCCGCCGCCGAGGCCGGATACCACCACGTCGTGGTGCCCGAACAGACCGCCGGGGAGGCGGCGCTGGTGCCCGGCGTCTCGGTCCTGGGCGTACGGAGCCTGCGCCAGCTGATCGCGATCCTGAGCGACGAACCGGTGCCCGACGAACCGGCCGGCCTGCAGAGCCGTCCCGACACCCTGCTCGCCGGGCTGATGGTCCCCGGCTCCGGGTTCGGCGCGGGGCTCGCCCCGGCCCAAGGCCCCGGCGGGTACGCCAAGGACCTGAGCGACGTCGCGGGCCAGAGCAGGCCGCGCAAGGCCCTGGAGATCGCCGCGGCGGGCGGGCACCATCTGCTGCTCTCCGGGCCGCCGGGCGCCGGAAAGACGATGCTGGCCGAGCGGCTGCCGGGCATCCTGCCGCCGCTCACCCGGCGGGAAGCCCTGGAGGTGACGGCCGTGCACTCGGTCGCCGGAATCCTCCCTCCGGGCGAACCTCTGGTGAGCACGGCGCCGTACTGCTCCCCGCACCACTCGGCCACCATGCAGTCGCTGATCGGCGGCGGCAACGGACTGCCGAAGCCCGGGGCCGTCTCCCTGGCCCATCGTGGAATTCTCTTTCTGGACGAGGCGCCCGAGTTCTCGGTCCGGGCCCTGGACGCCCTGCGTCAGCCCCTGGAGTCCGGCCACGTGGTGGTGGCCCGGGCGGCGGGAGTCGTGAGACTGCCGGCGCGCTTCCTCATGGTGCTGGCGGCGAACCCGTGCCCCTGCGGCCGGCACAGCCTGGGCGGAGCCGGCTGCGAGTGCCCGCCCTCGCTGATCCGCCGCTACCAGGCCAGGCTGTCCGGTCCCCTGCTGGACCGGGTGGACCTGAGGGTCGAGGTGGAGCCCGTCACCCGCGCGGACCTGGCGGAGGGCGGAGGCCGGGGCGAACCGACCGCCGTCGTGGCCGACCGGGTGCGGGAGGCCCGAGCCCGCGCGGCCGGGCGACTGGCCGGCACGCCCTGGACCACCAACAGCGAGGTGCCGGGCCATGAGCTGCGGACCCGGCTGCTCGCGGCCCCCGGAGCGCTGATGGCCGCCGAACGGGACATGGAGCGCGGCGCCCTGACGGCGCGCGGCCTCGACCGGGTGCTGCGGGTGGCCTGGACCGTCGCGGACCTGCGCGGCGCGGACCGGCCGGACGCCTCGGACGTGGCCGCCGCCCTGGAACTGCGTACGGGCGTCCAGCGCGGCGTGCCCATGAACGCGAGGGCCTCGTGA
- a CDS encoding YraN family protein: protein MKNARGALGRYGEELAARLLTDVGMVVVARNWRCRAGEIDIVARDGDAVVVCEVKTRRSVEYQHPMAAITPAKAERLRRLAELWLESHGGPPRGGVRIDLVGVIVPRRGGPVAEHARGVA, encoded by the coding sequence ATGAAGAACGCACGGGGAGCACTCGGGCGGTACGGCGAGGAGTTGGCGGCGCGGCTGCTGACCGACGTGGGCATGGTCGTGGTGGCGCGCAACTGGCGCTGCCGGGCCGGAGAGATCGACATCGTCGCGCGCGACGGCGACGCGGTCGTCGTCTGCGAGGTGAAGACCCGCAGATCGGTGGAGTACCAGCACCCGATGGCGGCCATCACCCCGGCCAAGGCGGAACGGCTGCGACGGCTCGCGGAGTTGTGGCTCGAATCGCACGGGGGACCGCCCCGGGGCGGCGTACGCATCGACCTCGTCGGGGTGATCGTGCCCCGGCGCGGCGGTCCCGTCGCCGAGCACGCGCGGGGGGTGGCCTGA
- the lepB gene encoding signal peptidase I: MGSRGRGSRPDAAEAPYGDGADRAAPPAGTEGGRTAPTRAERRRLARRVVRRRRRSRVIEVPLLLVFALLIALFLKTFVVQAFVIPSGSMEQTIRIGDRVLVDKFTPWFHSEPQRGDVVVFKDPGGWLGESETVSAGPSPAGVRQAKEFLTFIGLLPSADEQDLIKRVVAVGGDTVKCCGKDGKLTVNGAAVDEPYLNLGDVPSAIQFEVKVPEGRIFVMGDHRSNSADSRYHLGNGYDGTVPLSDVVGRAVVIAWPVGSWATLGQRDAFAGVPDAASGASAAAGVSHSVSHQDPYGMIPLPTPAELPLVMGVMGLRRIRRGPWHGLRSGCGGFGGRRTIRTRRTRGPARKHG, translated from the coding sequence ATGGGTAGCCGCGGTCGTGGGAGCCGCCCCGATGCGGCGGAGGCCCCGTACGGAGACGGGGCGGACCGGGCCGCGCCGCCGGCCGGGACCGAGGGCGGCCGTACCGCACCGACCCGGGCCGAGCGCCGGCGGCTGGCGCGGCGGGTCGTGCGACGGCGCCGCAGGTCCCGGGTGATCGAGGTCCCCCTCCTGCTGGTGTTCGCGCTGCTCATCGCACTGTTCCTCAAGACATTCGTCGTCCAGGCCTTCGTGATCCCTTCCGGGTCGATGGAGCAGACCATCCGGATCGGCGACCGGGTGCTGGTCGACAAGTTCACGCCCTGGTTCCACTCGGAGCCGCAACGGGGCGACGTGGTGGTCTTCAAGGACCCCGGGGGCTGGCTGGGGGAGAGCGAGACGGTGAGCGCCGGCCCCTCGCCGGCCGGTGTCCGGCAGGCGAAGGAGTTCCTCACCTTCATCGGGCTGCTGCCCTCCGCCGACGAACAGGACCTGATCAAGCGCGTGGTCGCGGTCGGCGGGGACACCGTGAAGTGCTGCGGGAAGGACGGGAAGCTCACGGTCAACGGCGCGGCCGTCGACGAGCCCTACCTGAACCTTGGGGATGTGCCATCGGCCATCCAATTCGAGGTAAAGGTTCCCGAGGGCCGGATCTTCGTGATGGGCGACCACCGGTCCAATTCCGCCGACTCCCGCTACCACCTGGGCAACGGCTACGACGGCACGGTGCCGCTGTCGGACGTCGTGGGGCGCGCCGTGGTCATCGCCTGGCCGGTGGGGAGCTGGGCCACGCTGGGGCAACGCGACGCGTTCGCCGGGGTGCCGGACGCGGCGTCGGGAGCGTCGGCAGCCGCCGGTGTCTCGCATAGTGTGTCCCACCAGGATCCCTACGGAATGATCCCGCTCCCGACCCCTGCGGAACTCCCGCTCGTTATGGGAGTGATGGGCCTGCGTCGCATCCGGCGCGGGCCGTGGCACGGATTGAGGAGTGGATGTGGGGGATTTGGCGGTCGGCGCACGATCCGGACACGACGAACCCGAGGACCGGCCCGGAAACACGGGTGA
- a CDS encoding DUF2469 domain-containing protein, with the protein MSAEDLEKYETEMELKLYREYRDVVGLFKFVIETERRFYLTNDYEMQVHSVQGEVFFEVSMADAWVWDMYRPARFVKQVRVLTFKDVNIEELNKSDLELPGG; encoded by the coding sequence ATGAGCGCCGAGGACCTCGAAAAGTACGAGACCGAGATGGAGCTGAAGCTCTACCGGGAGTACCGCGACGTCGTCGGTCTGTTCAAATTCGTGATCGAGACCGAACGTCGCTTCTACCTCACCAACGACTACGAGATGCAGGTCCACTCGGTCCAAGGGGAGGTGTTCTTCGAAGTGTCCATGGCAGATGCCTGGGTCTGGGACATGTACCGGCCGGCGAGATTCGTCAAGCAGGTGCGTGTGCTGACCTTCAAGGACGTGAACATCGAGGAGCTCAACAAGAGCGATCTCGAACTCCCGGGCGGCTGA
- the lepB gene encoding signal peptidase I, with protein sequence MAVGARSGHDEPEDRPGNTGDPSETAADRTGDDGTPDGAAEGPRQRSFWKELPLLIGIALVLALLIKTFLVQAFSIPSDSMQDTLQRGDRVLVDKLTPWFGSEPERGEVVVFHDPGGWLEGSVNPEPNVAQKFLSFIGLMPSAEEKDLIKRVIAVGGDTVECKQNGPVTVNGKALEEKSFIYPGNTPCDDKPFGPIKVPEGRIWVMGDHRQDSLDSRYHQNLPGQGTVSVDDVVGRAVLVAWPVNRWATLPVPSTFDQSGLNAAAATAPAALGVAGALPLVFWRRRRLTRGRTDG encoded by the coding sequence TTGGCGGTCGGCGCACGATCCGGACACGACGAACCCGAGGACCGGCCCGGAAACACGGGTGATCCGTCGGAGACGGCCGCGGACCGGACGGGGGACGACGGCACCCCGGACGGTGCCGCCGAAGGCCCCCGGCAGCGTTCCTTCTGGAAGGAGCTGCCGCTCCTCATCGGCATCGCGCTCGTCCTGGCCCTGCTGATCAAGACCTTCCTGGTCCAGGCGTTCTCGATTCCCTCGGACTCGATGCAGGACACGCTCCAGCGCGGCGACCGGGTGCTCGTGGACAAGCTCACCCCGTGGTTCGGCTCCGAGCCGGAGCGCGGCGAGGTCGTCGTCTTCCACGACCCGGGCGGCTGGCTGGAGGGTTCCGTCAACCCGGAGCCGAACGTCGCGCAGAAGTTCCTCAGCTTCATCGGGCTCATGCCCTCCGCCGAGGAGAAGGACCTGATCAAGCGGGTCATCGCGGTGGGCGGCGACACGGTGGAGTGCAAGCAGAACGGCCCCGTCACGGTGAACGGGAAGGCGCTGGAGGAGAAGTCCTTCATCTACCCGGGCAACACCCCCTGCGACGACAAGCCGTTCGGCCCGATCAAGGTTCCCGAGGGCCGGATCTGGGTCATGGGTGACCACCGCCAGGACTCCCTGGACTCCCGCTACCACCAGAACCTCCCCGGTCAGGGCACCGTCTCCGTGGACGACGTCGTCGGCCGTGCCGTGCTGGTGGCCTGGCCCGTCAACCGCTGGGCGACGCTGCCGGTGCCCAGCACCTTCGACCAGTCCGGTCTGAACGCAGCGGCGGCGACGGCACCGGCCGCGCTCGGGGTGGCCGGAGCGCTGCCCCTGGTCTTCTGGCGTCGCAGGAGGCTGACCCGCGGGCGTACCGACGGGTAG
- a CDS encoding NUDIX hydrolase, giving the protein MPTEIRTVARVVLLDPRDRILLMHGFEPEDPAKTWWFTPGGGLEGDESHEQAARRELAEETGITDVELGPVLWKRRCSFPFDGRRWEQDEWYFLARTERTATDLGGLTPLERRSVTGLRWWTSAELRATRETVYPTKLAELLRRLLDEGSPSVPQILAPEIA; this is encoded by the coding sequence GTGCCCACTGAGATCCGGACGGTCGCCCGGGTCGTCCTCCTCGACCCGCGGGACCGGATTCTGCTGATGCACGGCTTCGAACCCGAGGACCCGGCGAAGACCTGGTGGTTCACACCCGGCGGCGGGCTGGAGGGCGACGAGAGCCACGAGCAGGCGGCCCGCCGTGAACTCGCCGAGGAGACCGGCATCACGGACGTCGAGCTCGGTCCGGTGCTCTGGAAGCGCAGGTGCTCCTTCCCCTTCGACGGCCGTCGCTGGGAACAGGACGAGTGGTACTTTCTCGCGCGAACGGAACGGACCGCCACCGACCTGGGGGGTCTGACCCCGCTGGAGCGCCGGAGCGTCACGGGTCTCAGGTGGTGGACTTCCGCCGAACTGCGGGCGACCCGTGAGACGGTGTATCCGACCAAGCTCGCCGAACTGCTGCGCAGGCTGCTCGACGAGGGTTCTCCGAGCGTTCCGCAGATTCTCGCCCCCGAAATCGCCTGA